Genomic segment of Leishmania panamensis strain MHOM/PA/94/PSC-1 chromosome 20 sequence:
CTCTTCACAGCTTTTCGGGCACTGCGCTTGCTTGCCTGTACCCTCAGAGATCCCGGCATCTCTGGCGTTCTCTCAgtcggaagaggaggcacgGCGCCGATtcactgtgtgcgtgcgtacgtgAAGGTGCATGGGCGTCCCTGTAAAAATTACCCACGCTCTTGCTCAGACACGACGGAGGAGCTGTCTCAGCATGGGCGTATATAGAGGAGGAAGAccgaaaaaaggggggcagtgagaagacaaagagagcgagaggtcGTCGGAGGATGTAGAGACGCTAGACGCCCAGTGATGTGGTGGTGCGACGAAGAACACACTAAAATATTCAGCCGTCCTCATATCAGTTTGAAAGCACCGAAAGCAAACAACAGGCACCGCTGGACACCCACATAGGCACATGCAACGCTCCCCGCCCCGTGGTGCAGGAAGGAACTGAATCCGCGACGCGTAGCCGACACCCACATAGCCATCACATAGAGGACCTTCTGATGGTGAAATAGGGCAGCAGCTTGTCGATCAGTCGCCAACTGCGTGTGCGTTGTCGTCGTGGCTGTTGCTCCTGTTGCTTTAGTGCTAAAGAACTTAGCAAAAGGACCAAAGGGctggaaagggggaaaagaaagaaaaggagagagcgccTCTCACAGCGTCAAGCGCTGGAGAGCGATACCGCTGTGGTGGTACTCAATCGTCGTCAAGACACGCCTCTCCCACGTCTCCAGTTCAATACGTGTCACTCTCTCGAGAGAGCGCATGCTTTCTTTgtctttttggggggtgcCCCCTTTATTGTTCTTTGTGTCTGACGATAGAGCACGCATCtcagagaagcgcagcgtCATCCGCGTATTCCCAGCGCTCATAGCGGGCCTCCCTCAAATATGAGCACAGGCGATCCGAGGAGAAGAATAACAAAAAGGGGgcgaaacgaaaagaaggagagagctgTCCCCACAGCACTGACAACCCTAATCACTTCGACACGGCGTGGTACGGGTGCACTGCGGTGGTACGCCGTACGGACACAACAACGCAGAGTCGCCTGTCCTCCGCTTCTGCGGGAACGCTCGTTTCCACGTGCCCATCTGCGCGTGGGCTGTCAGCGTACTGCAGGGCATTGGCGTCCTCTCGGCTGCCTGTCACGTAAGCTCTGTCATCCTTCAAGGAGTGCTGGTATCTAAAGTCTACCGCCCAGATGTTCACGGAACTGTCGAGATGCGTTGTGACGAAGCGCGTGCCGGTGTTGTTCCACGATAATCTCGCGACCTCCCCGCACGGCACCTGCACCGTTGCCAGCACCTGAAGCGGGCTAGCGGCGATCGTCGATGCGCTGCCCCGcacccctctcgctctcccaccgccagcgctgtcGATGCTGTGTTCTACGTGAGGCAGACCGGCCGCGTTCATAAAGCGTGGCCGGCGAAAAAGCACCAGTTGAACAAACGTCGTGAACACCATCGCCAGACACAAAAAGCTACGGCCCGACGAAGGGGACCACGCAACCTGCTTACACGGACCGCACGACGCAGAGGTCGGTTGGTGGTATACCACATCGTCCAATCGCGTGCTGTCTTGGGTGGCCGCCACAACGTACACAGACCCTCCTTGATCACCGGCCGCCAGAAGGGCGCCGGATTCGTCCCAGGCAACGCCGAGTATGTCCCGCCGACGATGTCGAGCTGCAGATGCGGGGGTAGAACCAGCACCactgcttctccctccgtCATGTGCGCggaagctgccgccgtcgtcctcggcgaAGGGAAGCATGATGGTGCGGCACAGCATCCATGAGGTGCCCTTCGCCTCATCGCCACCGTTTATCGCCGTGCCGTCACCCGCCCTCGAGCCGGGTGACGGCCCAGGTGTCACTGCACGGCCAGACGCGGTGGAACCTCTCACCCACAGCTCCACTCGGCCGCCACTACACGCACATGCCACAGTAAAGTTCGCAGAGATGGTGCAGCTCACACTCTCCGAGGAGCGGATGCAATCATCCAGTGCCCAATTCCCGTGGGAGTAGCGATAGAGCCGGATGCCGTGCCCTGGGCAGAGCCCTGCGAGGTAGATGCCTTGCTGCCACGGTGCCCATGACAACTCGGTGCATGTATATGGCAACTTGTCAATCAAAATAGACATGGTCGCTGGATCCCACTCGAGCAGCCGCTCATCTACTGGAATGGCCTGCTCGCCGCCAAACAGGTCTTCATCTGGGCCCTGTAGCATCCCCATGTTCTCTATCACCGGCATCAGCTGTGTCCACGTGACGAGGATCTCCTTCTTGGAGGTGGCGATGCCGAGAAGCTTGCAGTGGTTGTTGTGCTCCATGGAGAGGATCGTGGCGTCGTCAGCTGTAAGGTGAAAGATGGGGTTCATATATGAGACACCGGTGCCACCGGCACGGAACTTGCGCGCAGTCGAGTTCATCATGTCAGTGCTGGTTCCATAAAGAGCACGCCAttcggccgctgctgcagtatCGGTGTGGTGGACGGCACCCTGAGTCGAATCCGTTCCATGCGCCAGCATCGTACTTGACCCTACGGCGACTCCCTTGAAAGATCCGGCAAACCCCGGCATGGACGCGTCGTACAACCCACCGAAAGGGAAGCCGCTCGGCACGTATTCAAACGGGGGCAGTGCCGCACCGTGGCGGCCATCGTCCGGAAGCGTCGCAGGAGGTGCGTGCAAAGGAGGTTGCATGAGCACGGTTGCAACAACAGGCGTATCTATGTAGTTGTATATGCATGCCGGTGTGCGGCCAGTTCAGGAAAGCCGATCCATAAGTACATAACGAGAAAAGATGTTGAGCAGAGGAACAGAGAAATGAGAAAGAAATCACAGAACTGCGTCACTGCGCTCGCGAGtaatgcagcagctgagagaTGCATAAGAATCCCGTGGCAGTCGGATACACAGAGATGCACGCTAACTTTTTGTCTTCGTAATGGTACTTCCctgcgagaagaggaagaataGAATAAAAAGAATCCAAGAGAGGCGTGCTGTTCAGTCAATAGGCGTCTCCGTGTgacaaccccctccccctttcctaTACACTGCGCCCCATCTCTGCGTGTCGTCCACACGACATGGCAACGCGCAGATGACGTGTGTAGGGATAAGGATAGGGGAGGGAGTagcacacgtgtgcatgtgtggccTCCCTTGCGTCGCCTTTGAGCCTATTTCTCGAAGGGCAATAACGCTCTTCTGGATTTCCTGTGTTCTTTTTGCTCTGAtcctattttttttttttggcttaTTCCCTGATTGCCCATATCAGCAGCAATACATAGCTTTGATCTCCCCACATCGTGGATGCTTGACCCTGACAGCACCAGAAGTGGTTGTGCATAGACagagatgaggagggggggctgcttagcttccccacagagagTAGGGAAAAGGGTACTGGACGCTGGATGGCAGGTGCTGAGGTGCCTCCCTCGTCATGAGGGTATTcacgaggagggagaagactTTAAAAGGGGAGAGTTACAACACTACAGAAGGTGCAAGGAGAGAAACAAGAAATagagcgcgcgcacgtgttAGTGGGCACTTTACTCTTAAAGTACAACGAACGATCAAAGCAAACAAGcgcaaaaggaaaaacacagcacacacacacacataagaAAGGAAGCGATGCAAAGTAAAGAAAAtgcgagggaggaagagagacactGACAGAAAAGGGGCTCGCTAAGCGGCCAGAGAAGAAGTACATAATGCTTCACGTATAACGGGAAACGCAAAAGACGGAGAGTCGCAAAGGTAAAGCGACGAAGAAATAAAAAGTGCAAAAAAATCACTAAAGATCGGCGTGAGGCAAGTGAGGTGTGTGATAGCGAAGATGCTCTGCTGGTGCATATGAAACATCGGCGTCGAGCAAATAGCAAGCTCATTCCTGTTGCTTTTCTTGCCCCTCGCCATTTGATTTCGTATTTCATCTCCGCGCTGTCGCTTTCCACCTGCGTAGAGCAGCTCCCgccgctcttccctctttcgactttttctccctttttgcCACACATATTTTTCGTGTTGTTCGTCTCCAGCAACTTGTGACTCCGTGCGAGCACATGTACCACGCAAGGCAAAGAGGTGCatcagcaaaaaaaaaagaccaGAAAGGGTACGAAAATGAGCTGAGGAGAGGTGGCGAGAGTGGATGCGGAGGACCAAGAATCGAAAGGAAAGAATTGATTCTGAGAAGAGTGGaaaacgcagagagagaaggcgagaggaGGAATGGGGAGTGCGCGTAAGCGTATATCcgtcagtgtgtgtgtgtgtgtgtcgagcTACAACAACTGGggacgaaagaaaaaaagaaataaAATAGGATAGAGCATGGAAAGAGATGGGAGATGGCACATATACGCACAGAAAATCTTCATATGATTAACGACAGCCATAGCACAAAATTGCagcgaaaaacaaacaaaaaagagagagagagacatgcgcATGTGTGAGGGAACAATACatttaaaaaaaaaaaaggagcaccGTGCATAAGAGACGAACACAATGCGGCGGCTGCATAACACCAAATACGACAGCCAAAAAGAGGACGAAAATTTGAAATTTCTGAAAAAGTGAGAGACATGTGCGTGAgattgaaaaaaaaaaaacatagcAACAAAACTGAAGGACGACCTTCGACAAGCAAAGGAAGCACACACAAGTTGTCAGGACCTGATGACCGAAAAGTTAGTCTGCCAGTCACTATCACCGCCAAGCAGGACAacgagaagaaagggagtgAAAACGCAACCTGAAAGAGTAATACTAATCAGCATACCGGAGAagcaggagaaaaagaaatccacacaacgagagaagtgcaaaaaaaaaaagaaaataaaTTGTACTTCTacaagaagaaggaggacgAGATCGTCGTTCCGTACCCCGAACCCGACGACTAACTTAAACGGGGGGTAagggggggtaggggggggggggggttcgGGGGGGGGGGNNNNNNNNNNNNNNNNNNNNACGTAAACGTAACGTAACGTAACGTACGTACGTACgtacgacgacgacgacgacgacgacgtacGACGACgcgagggtggggggggggggggggggggggggcacggtGTTAGAGTTGGGGTGAGTgtagagaagggaaaaaaattACAGGGAAAAGACAAACACAGAGaacagcggaggagggagaacgTTTAGTGgcaaacaacagcaaagaacaaaaaaaattCGGGAAGAATGAAAAGAAACAGCGAAGAGCATACGCTAGTCAACCAAAAccaaagaagaaacaaaTGGATTGCCCACAACGGCAATGAGGAAAGGAAATAAGAGAGTGGGGAAGATGCGGGTGCGGGAAAATAGGAACAAACACAAGCGAGAAGAACAACGATGAAGAAAACGCCCCAACATGTCCCGCTAAGAGACACGCCAAAAACAAGAAACacagacgagaaaaaaaaacacaaatAGCGTGCGCCTTCACATagaggagagagcacagGGCAACATGGAGGCAGTGAATAAGATGATGacagcagaggagcagcaaacATCAAAGAGAGTTTGGGCTGacagaaaacgagagagagcgctgtcgctcccctctccctcccgctTCCTCGGCATCACTTTGCCAAGTAAATACCCGTCAGGCAAAAGGGAGACcaaacgaaagggaaaaaaggcgaGAACGCAGTCAAGCACGGACAATGCCAAAacggagagagcaaaagCAAGGAGGGGGCTTTAACACAGGCGGAGGCTTAAGAAGTCGCTGATGATTGGGGTGTGCCTCGCTCCTTCATTGCTTCCCTCCACGCTAGACGTTGGTCCAAGCATACGCGTGGATGTGTCAGCGTCCGAAAAAGCCCCTTTACAGCTCCCATCGACTTACGACCTTCGTCCGCATGACAAAGCATGCTGGTTGCTGAGGGGACGCTGCAATGGAAGAGCAGTAAGAAGAGAAGAACTATCTCTCGTTCTTTCAATTATCGTCATCCGTGCTTTGCCCAGAACCGGCAGTCGCTGTGGGTCCTACCTCGCATCGCCTATGTCGACTCCACCGACTCATAAGCTCCAGAGCAGTAGCACTGGCCTAACAAGCAATCAAAaaacaaaggagaaaggagTACACGCATAGACTTGCAAACAAGCAAATCGGCACTCACTTTCAAATTCACTGCAAACACTTGTTTAcgcttctctctgcgcgcACATCTCCGTGGTGATACACGTTCACCCACCTACTCCAGTCCTCTGACTCCGTTGATGAACATCAATGACAGCATATCCAGTTTTACTTTGCTTCACGGGACGACGAAAAAAGCCCGTCTGTCCCCGCCTCCTCAGTCTATCTTGTCTCTGTTTGCCGTTCCTGCCCGTCGGGTTTGCGTCGCAGGTGCCGCTACTCTGCATTTCCCCTTCATgagagaaaataaaaaaaaaagaggaacgaaagagagaaccaCAGAGAAGACTAGGAGAGACAAGTAGCGGGATTCTGCTAGGAGAAGTGGGGGAATACCACAAGGGAATACTATCAGAAGAGCAAAGGGCCGCCAGTAGAGCTGAGTCCATCA
This window contains:
- a CDS encoding hypothetical protein (TriTrypDB/GeneDB-style sysID: LpmP.20.2210); its protein translation is MPGFAGSFKGVAVGSSTMLAHGTDSTQGAVHHTDTAAAAEWRALYGTSTDMMNSTARKFRAGGTGVSYMNPIFHLTADDATILSMEHNNHCKLLGIATSKKEILVTWTQLMPVIENMGMLQGPDEDLFGGEQAIPVDERLLEWDPATMSILIDKLPYTCTELSWAPWQQGIYLAGLCPGHGIRLYRYSHGNWALDDCIRSSESVSCTISANFTVACACSGGRVELWVRGSTASGRAVTPGPSPGSRAGDGTAINGGDEAKGTSWMLCRTIMLPFAEDDGGSFRAHDGGRSSGAGSTPASAARHRRRDILGVAWDESGALLAAGDQGGSVYVVAATQDSTRLDDVVYHQPTSASCGPCKQVAWSPSSGRSFLCLAMVFTTFVQLVLFRRPRFMNAAGLPHVEHSIDSAGGGRARGVRGSASTIAASPLQVLATVQVPCGEVARLSWNNTGTRFVTTHLDSSVNIWAVDFRYQHSLKDDRAYVTGSREDANALQYADSPRADGHVETSVPAEAEDRRLCVVVSVRRTTAVHPYHAVSK